A genomic region of Pseudomonas abietaniphila contains the following coding sequences:
- a CDS encoding PA1571 family protein codes for MSLQNSSNHEPVVRPQPQAQLGGAIFDENGKEVLITEEMVQAACQECEKYWVKPEKQD; via the coding sequence ATGAGCTTGCAGAACAGCAGCAATCACGAACCCGTCGTTCGGCCCCAACCCCAGGCACAACTGGGCGGCGCGATATTCGATGAAAACGGGAAAGAAGTCCTGATTACTGAAGAGATGGTTCAGGCCGCATGTCAGGAATGCGAAAAGTACTGGGTCAAACCTGAAAAACAAGACTGA
- a CDS encoding substrate-binding periplasmic protein has product MSTPVRMAIKTLLLATTTLWAWQAGAAQVVRIGAAHFPPYTIRPERGEDTGLLPQMISALNAMQSDYRFEMVPTSIPRRFRDFQQARFDMAIFENPAWGWKDIPHEDVDMGLEDAEIFVAHRAQGRSQNYFDDLHGKRLALFSGYHYAFAHFNADPRFLAENYNATLTYSHDSNLLMVLRDRADIALVTRSYLSTFLAGNPADADQFLVSDRVDQVYRHFALLRPNAPITGEKFGELLRQLRENGQMFKIFQPFRIAVTPQASHHAIALDEGDSRD; this is encoded by the coding sequence ATGTCTACGCCAGTGCGGATGGCTATTAAAACGCTGCTGTTGGCAACCACGACGCTGTGGGCCTGGCAAGCGGGCGCGGCACAGGTGGTGCGGATTGGCGCGGCGCACTTTCCGCCGTACACGATTCGCCCCGAGCGCGGTGAGGACACTGGCTTGCTGCCGCAAATGATCAGTGCGCTGAATGCCATGCAAAGCGACTACCGGTTTGAAATGGTCCCGACGTCGATTCCACGCCGTTTCCGCGATTTCCAACAGGCTCGCTTTGACATGGCGATTTTCGAGAACCCCGCCTGGGGCTGGAAAGACATCCCTCACGAGGATGTCGACATGGGGCTGGAGGACGCCGAAATCTTCGTCGCGCATCGCGCTCAGGGTCGCTCGCAAAACTATTTCGATGACCTGCACGGCAAGCGCCTGGCGCTGTTCAGCGGGTATCACTACGCCTTCGCCCACTTCAACGCCGACCCCAGGTTCCTGGCAGAGAACTACAACGCCACTTTGACCTATTCCCACGACAGCAACCTGCTCATGGTGCTACGGGACCGGGCGGACATTGCGTTGGTCACCCGATCCTATCTGAGTACGTTTCTGGCCGGTAACCCCGCCGACGCCGATCAGTTTCTGGTGTCGGACCGCGTGGATCAGGTGTATCGGCACTTCGCGCTGTTAAGGCCCAACGCGCCGATCACCGGGGAGAAGTTCGGTGAATTGCTTCGGCAACTGCGCGAGAACGGGCAGATGTTCAAGATCTTCCAGCCGTTCCGGATTGCCGTGACGCCGCAGGCGAGCCATCACGCCATTGCGCTGGATGAGGGTGATAGCCGGGACTGA
- the eat gene encoding ethanolamine permease, with the protein MNTQLKPTLGTLHLWGIAVGLVISGEYFGWSYGWGVAGTLGFLLTSLMVAAMYTCFIFSFTELTTAIPHAGGPFAYSRRAFGEKGGLIAGLATLIEFVFAPPAIALAIGAYLNVQFPALDPKHAAVGAYIVFMALNILGVKLAATFELVVCVLAVLELLVFMGVVAPAFSFSNFALNGWAGSDTFGAPAIAGMFAAIPFAIWFFLAIEGAAMAAEEAKDPKRTIPKAYISGIITLVLLAMGVMFFAGGVGDWKALSNINDPLPQAMKAVVGESSGWLHMLVWIGLFGLVASFHGIILGYSRQFFALARAGYLPASLAKLSRFQTPHRAIIAGGLIGIAAIYSDGLINLSGMTLTAAMITMAVFGAIVMYIMSMLSLFKLRKTEPLLERTFRAPGYPIVPGIALVLAVVCLIAMAWFNALIGLIFLAFMVVGFIYFGLTEGARSAAPADSMLTGI; encoded by the coding sequence ATGAATACGCAACTGAAGCCCACGCTGGGCACGCTGCATTTGTGGGGGATCGCTGTCGGTCTGGTGATTTCCGGTGAGTATTTCGGCTGGAGTTACGGCTGGGGAGTGGCCGGAACGCTGGGCTTCTTGCTGACGTCGCTGATGGTCGCGGCGATGTACACCTGCTTCATCTTCAGTTTCACCGAACTGACCACCGCGATCCCCCATGCGGGCGGTCCGTTCGCCTACAGTCGCCGGGCGTTTGGCGAGAAAGGCGGGTTGATCGCCGGGCTCGCCACGCTGATCGAATTCGTCTTCGCCCCGCCCGCCATTGCACTGGCGATTGGCGCTTACCTCAATGTGCAGTTCCCGGCGCTGGATCCGAAACACGCCGCGGTCGGCGCGTACATCGTGTTCATGGCCCTGAATATTCTGGGCGTGAAACTGGCCGCAACCTTCGAGCTGGTGGTCTGCGTCCTCGCGGTGCTGGAACTGCTGGTGTTCATGGGCGTGGTTGCCCCTGCGTTCAGCTTCAGCAACTTCGCACTCAACGGCTGGGCCGGCTCGGACACCTTCGGCGCGCCCGCGATTGCCGGGATGTTCGCGGCAATCCCGTTCGCCATCTGGTTCTTCCTCGCCATCGAAGGCGCCGCCATGGCGGCAGAAGAAGCCAAGGACCCCAAGCGCACGATTCCCAAGGCCTACATCAGCGGGATCATCACCCTGGTCTTGCTGGCAATGGGCGTGATGTTCTTTGCCGGCGGCGTCGGCGACTGGAAAGCCCTGTCGAACATCAACGACCCGTTGCCTCAGGCGATGAAAGCGGTGGTCGGCGAAAGCTCTGGCTGGCTGCACATGCTGGTGTGGATCGGCCTGTTCGGGCTGGTCGCCAGTTTCCACGGCATCATTCTGGGCTATTCGCGGCAGTTCTTCGCCCTCGCCCGCGCCGGCTACTTGCCCGCGTCGCTGGCTAAACTGTCGCGTTTCCAGACCCCGCACCGCGCGATCATCGCGGGCGGCCTGATCGGTATCGCGGCGATTTACAGCGACGGCCTGATCAACCTCAGTGGCATGACCCTCACCGCCGCGATGATCACCATGGCCGTGTTCGGCGCCATCGTCATGTACATCATGAGCATGTTGAGCCTGTTCAAGCTGCGCAAGACCGAACCGCTGCTGGAGCGCACCTTCCGCGCTCCGGGCTATCCGATCGTGCCGGGGATCGCATTGGTGCTCGCGGTGGTCTGCCTGATTGCCATGGCCTGGTTCAACGCCCTCATCGGCCTGATCTTTTTGGCATTCATGGTGGTGGGCTTCATCTATTTCGGCCTGACCGAAGGCGCCCGCTCGGCGGCGCCGGCCGACTCGATGCTGACCGGAATCTGA
- the pyrF gene encoding orotidine-5'-phosphate decarboxylase codes for MSACQTPIIVALDFPTREAALKLADQLDPKLCRVKVGKELFTSSASGIVETLNSKGFEVFLDLKFHDIPNTTAMAVKAAAEMGVWMVNVHCSGGLRMMAACRDVLDQRSGPKPLLIGVTVLTSMEREDLAAIGLDIEPQEQVLRLAALAEKAGMDGLVCSALEAQALKTAHPSLQLVTPGIRPAGSAQDDQRRILTPRQALDAGSDYLVIGRPISQAADPAKALAAVVAELA; via the coding sequence ATGTCCGCCTGCCAGACCCCTATCATCGTCGCCCTGGATTTTCCGACCCGCGAAGCCGCGTTGAAACTGGCTGATCAGCTGGACCCCAAGCTGTGTCGGGTCAAAGTGGGCAAGGAATTGTTCACCAGCAGTGCGTCGGGCATCGTCGAAACCTTGAACAGCAAGGGCTTCGAAGTGTTTCTGGACCTCAAATTCCATGACATCCCCAACACCACGGCGATGGCGGTCAAGGCCGCTGCCGAGATGGGCGTGTGGATGGTCAACGTGCACTGCTCCGGTGGCCTGCGCATGATGGCCGCTTGTCGTGATGTGCTGGATCAGCGCAGCGGGCCGAAACCGTTGCTGATCGGTGTGACCGTACTGACCAGCATGGAACGCGAAGACCTCGCGGCGATCGGTCTGGACATCGAGCCGCAAGAGCAGGTGTTGCGTCTGGCGGCGCTGGCCGAGAAGGCCGGCATGGACGGGTTGGTGTGCTCGGCGCTGGAAGCCCAGGCACTGAAAACCGCACACCCATCGTTGCAACTGGTGACGCCGGGCATTCGTCCTGCTGGCAGTGCGCAGGATGACCAGCGCCGCATTCTGACGCCGCGTCAGGCGCTGGATGCCGGTTCTGATTACCTGGTCATCGGCCGTCCGATCAGCCAGGCGGCCGATCCGGCGAAAGCGCTGGCCGCGGTGGTTGCGGAGCTGGCGTAA
- a CDS encoding sensor domain-containing protein, with translation METNTYAALTGFVDLLLDAICVVDAQGQFVFVSAASERIFGYHPHELIGRKMIELVHPEDRELTLAAASEIMSGQPNVGFENRYVRKDGRVVHIMWSARWSEADQLRIAVARDITERKRSESMRTALFRISEAAHVASDLPALFKEIHCVIGDLLPARNFFVALLDKYSGLLNFPYRVDELDPTLAHPMADALATEIVGTGRTMLMAPVCDSHGSGHAVPDYLRQMQGNDGLSWLAAPLETQHGIIGALLVKSHPDCPQYSERDKELLQFVSTQVAAAIERKQLYDRLKSMAQYDQLTQLPNRMLLQERLLQSLERAKTSKGRLALLYLDLDKFKQVNDTLGHAAGDLLLQEVAHRLKQCVRETDTVARIGGDEFVILLDRVNSTEDSGKVAEKICKTLNVPMVLKGHDWQILPSIGIANYPENATDLAQLFRHADEAMYSAKKSGGNRFQG, from the coding sequence ATGGAAACAAACACATACGCGGCACTGACGGGTTTTGTCGACCTGTTGTTGGATGCCATCTGCGTGGTGGACGCGCAAGGCCAGTTCGTTTTTGTCAGTGCTGCCTCTGAACGGATTTTCGGTTACCACCCCCATGAGCTGATCGGTCGCAAGATGATCGAACTGGTCCATCCCGAGGACCGGGAGCTCACGCTCGCTGCCGCCAGCGAGATCATGTCGGGCCAGCCAAATGTTGGTTTTGAGAACCGTTATGTGCGTAAAGACGGCCGGGTGGTGCACATCATGTGGTCGGCACGCTGGTCGGAGGCCGACCAGTTGCGTATCGCCGTCGCCCGGGACATCACCGAACGCAAACGCTCGGAGTCCATGCGAACGGCGCTGTTCCGCATTTCCGAAGCCGCCCATGTGGCCAGCGATCTGCCTGCGCTGTTCAAAGAGATTCACTGTGTCATCGGCGACTTGCTGCCCGCGCGCAACTTTTTCGTCGCCCTGCTCGACAAATACAGCGGGTTGCTGAATTTTCCCTATCGCGTCGACGAGCTCGATCCGACCCTGGCGCATCCGATGGCCGATGCACTGGCGACTGAAATCGTCGGAACGGGGCGGACCATGCTGATGGCGCCTGTCTGCGATTCCCACGGCAGCGGTCATGCCGTCCCTGATTACCTGAGGCAGATGCAGGGTAATGACGGCCTTTCCTGGCTCGCGGCGCCGCTGGAGACACAACACGGCATCATTGGGGCGCTGCTGGTCAAGAGTCATCCTGACTGTCCGCAGTACAGTGAACGCGACAAGGAACTGCTGCAATTCGTGTCGACCCAGGTGGCGGCCGCCATTGAACGCAAGCAGCTGTATGACCGACTCAAGAGCATGGCCCAGTACGACCAGTTGACCCAGCTGCCCAACCGGATGCTGTTGCAGGAACGCCTGCTGCAATCACTGGAGCGGGCGAAGACCAGCAAAGGACGTCTGGCGTTGCTCTATCTGGATCTGGACAAATTCAAACAGGTCAACGACACCCTCGGTCACGCTGCAGGCGATCTGCTGCTCCAGGAAGTGGCCCATCGCTTGAAACAATGCGTGCGCGAAACCGATACCGTGGCGCGCATCGGCGGTGATGAATTCGTGATACTGCTCGACCGGGTCAACAGCACCGAGGATTCCGGCAAGGTGGCGGAAAAAATCTGCAAGACCCTCAACGTGCCCATGGTCCTCAAGGGACATGACTGGCAGATCCTGCCCAGCATCGGCATTGCCAACTACCCCGAAAACGCCACCGACCTTGCGCAACTCTTCCGCCATGCCGATGAGGCGATGTACAGCGCGAAGAAGTCTGGTGGGAATCGTTTTCAGGGGTGA
- a CDS encoding exonuclease domain-containing protein, with the protein MPHWLVIDLEATTEEGGWPVAEMEIIEIGACVVNADGREVDHFERFVRPARRPMLTSFCRELTHIQQAQIDSAPLFTAVWPQFERWLSHHRTRLLGWVSWGDYDRQQFEVQWQQHQLTSELSGLAHINLKQRFAQARQLQKPCGLNTALQLAGMHFNGQQHRALTDARNTARLLPLVIPG; encoded by the coding sequence ATGCCACATTGGCTGGTGATAGATCTGGAGGCCACCACCGAAGAGGGCGGATGGCCGGTGGCAGAGATGGAAATCATTGAGATTGGCGCCTGCGTGGTCAACGCGGACGGACGCGAGGTGGACCACTTCGAGCGCTTTGTCAGGCCCGCGCGCAGGCCGATGCTCACCTCGTTCTGTCGCGAACTGACGCACATCCAACAAGCGCAGATCGACAGTGCGCCACTCTTCACCGCCGTCTGGCCGCAGTTCGAGCGCTGGCTGAGCCATCACCGCACCCGCCTGCTCGGTTGGGTCAGCTGGGGCGACTACGACCGCCAGCAATTCGAAGTCCAATGGCAGCAGCATCAACTCACCAGCGAACTCAGCGGTCTGGCCCATATCAACCTCAAGCAGCGGTTCGCCCAGGCACGCCAGTTGCAAAAACCCTGCGGGCTCAACACGGCGCTGCAGCTGGCGGGCATGCATTTCAACGGGCAGCAGCATCGTGCACTGACCGACGCGCGCAACACCGCCCGACTGCTCCCGCTGGTCATTCCCGGCTGA
- a CDS encoding ABC transporter transmembrane domain-containing protein: MASVFSGRQRHAIRLALRMITPYRKQAIGALVALIVTAAITLSMGQGIRLMVDQGFMTRSPTLLNETIGLFMVLVLALAVGTFTRFYLVSWIGERVVADLRKQVFDHLVSLHPGFYENNRSSEIQSRLTADTTLLQSVIGSSLSMFLRNALMVIGGVILLFFTNPKLTSIVVIALPLVVAPILIFGRRVRSLSRESQDRVADVGSYVSEALGQIKTVQAYNHQEQDRQRFAKTAEDAFDTARKRILQRSWLITLVIVLVLGAVGVMLWVGGMDVIAGRISGGELAAFVFYSLIVGSAFGTLSEVIGELQRAAGAAERITELLQARSEITPPASNLLTLPERVSGRLVLERVSFAYPSRPERNAVEGLSLTVEAGETLALVGPSGAGKSTLFDLLLRFYDPQQGQILIEGLPAERLDPLDLRRCFAWVSQTPALFFGSVEDNIRYGNPVASVEQVEAAARIAHAHEFIQLLPQGYQTHLGDGGMGLSGGQRQRLAIARALLADAPILLLDEATSALDAQSEHLIQQALPTLMQGRTTLVIAHRLATVQNADRIAVMDQGKLVAVGTHRELIASNPLYARLAALQFNTGTQDVVADMKTAP; the protein is encoded by the coding sequence ATGGCTTCAGTGTTTTCCGGGCGTCAGCGCCATGCCATCCGTTTGGCGTTGCGGATGATCACGCCGTACCGCAAGCAAGCCATCGGCGCGCTGGTCGCGCTGATTGTGACTGCAGCGATCACCTTGTCGATGGGGCAAGGCATTCGCCTGATGGTCGATCAGGGGTTCATGACGCGCTCACCGACCCTGCTCAACGAAACCATTGGCCTCTTCATGGTGCTGGTTCTGGCGTTGGCGGTCGGGACGTTCACCCGGTTCTATCTGGTGTCGTGGATCGGGGAACGTGTGGTGGCCGACTTGCGCAAGCAAGTGTTCGATCATCTGGTGAGCCTGCATCCCGGCTTTTACGAGAACAACCGCAGCTCGGAAATCCAGTCGCGCCTGACCGCGGACACCACCTTGCTGCAATCGGTGATCGGATCGTCGCTGTCGATGTTCCTGCGCAATGCGCTGATGGTTATCGGCGGCGTCATCCTGCTGTTTTTCACCAACCCCAAACTGACCAGCATCGTGGTGATCGCGCTCCCTTTAGTGGTCGCGCCGATCCTGATCTTCGGGCGGCGCGTGCGCAGCCTGTCCCGTGAGAGTCAGGACCGCGTGGCGGATGTCGGCAGTTATGTTTCCGAAGCGCTCGGGCAGATCAAAACCGTGCAGGCGTACAACCATCAGGAACAGGATCGCCAGCGCTTTGCAAAAACCGCCGAAGACGCCTTCGACACCGCTCGCAAGCGTATCTTGCAGCGTTCCTGGTTGATTACGCTGGTGATCGTGCTGGTGCTGGGCGCCGTGGGGGTGATGCTTTGGGTCGGCGGGATGGATGTCATTGCCGGGCGAATTTCTGGCGGCGAGCTGGCGGCGTTCGTCTTCTATAGCCTGATCGTCGGCAGCGCGTTCGGCACGCTCAGCGAGGTGATTGGCGAGCTGCAACGGGCGGCGGGTGCGGCGGAGCGCATCACCGAGTTGTTGCAGGCGCGCAGCGAAATCACGCCACCGGCCAGCAATCTGCTGACGCTACCGGAACGGGTCAGCGGTCGATTGGTTCTGGAGCGTGTCAGCTTCGCGTACCCGTCACGGCCCGAGCGCAATGCGGTCGAGGGCTTGAGCCTGACGGTCGAAGCAGGGGAGACACTGGCCCTGGTGGGGCCATCGGGCGCGGGCAAGTCAACGCTGTTCGATTTGTTGCTGCGCTTCTACGATCCGCAGCAAGGGCAGATCCTGATCGAAGGCTTGCCCGCCGAACGCCTCGATCCTCTGGACCTGCGTCGCTGCTTCGCCTGGGTGTCGCAAACCCCGGCGCTGTTCTTTGGCAGCGTCGAAGACAACATCCGTTACGGCAACCCCGTCGCCAGCGTCGAGCAGGTCGAAGCCGCTGCGCGCATCGCTCACGCTCACGAATTCATTCAATTGCTGCCTCAGGGGTATCAGACGCATTTGGGCGACGGCGGGATGGGGTTGTCGGGCGGTCAGCGCCAGCGTCTGGCGATCGCTCGCGCATTGCTGGCCGATGCGCCGATTCTGTTGCTCGACGAAGCCACCAGCGCGTTGGATGCGCAGAGCGAACATCTGATCCAGCAGGCGTTGCCGACCCTGATGCAGGGCCGAACCACGCTGGTGATCGCTCACCGGCTGGCCACGGTGCAGAACGCTGACCGGATCGCGGTGATGGATCAAGGGAAACTGGTGGCGGTGGGCACGCATCGGGAGCTGATCGCCAGCAATCCGCTGTATGCGCGCCTGGCGGCGTTGCAGTTCAACACGGGGACGCAGGATGTGGTGGCGGACATGAAAACGGCGCCTTGA
- the pdxB gene encoding 4-phosphoerythronate dehydrogenase PdxB codes for MRIVADENIPLLDAFFSGIGEIRRYPGRTLDRAAVADADILLVRSVTKVTRELLEGTPVRFVGTCTIGTDHLDLEYFNEAGIQWSSAPGCNARGVVDYVLGSLLTLAEIEGADLTQRTYGVVGAGQVGGRLIKVLRGLGWNVLVCDPPRQAAEGGNYVSLDEIVARCDVISLHTPLSKTGELPTWHLFDRARLLDLKPGAWLINAARGPIVDNTALREVLLEREDLQAVLDVWEHEPLVDVELAELCVIGTPHIAGYSLDGRQRGTAQIYQALCAHLGQSPSISLDDLLPKPWLAHVTLDAATDPAWALNMLCRGVYDPRRDDADFRRSLVGDAASQRLAFDALRKHYPPRREIDSLYVSINGQSDVLRTMVAALGAVCVSD; via the coding sequence ATGCGCATAGTTGCTGACGAAAACATTCCACTGCTCGACGCCTTCTTTTCCGGTATTGGCGAGATTCGTCGATACCCCGGACGTACCCTCGACCGCGCAGCCGTGGCCGACGCCGATATTTTGCTCGTTCGGTCGGTGACCAAGGTCACCCGTGAATTGCTGGAAGGCACACCGGTGCGTTTCGTCGGCACCTGCACCATCGGCACCGATCACCTGGATCTTGAGTATTTCAACGAAGCGGGTATTCAGTGGTCCAGCGCACCGGGGTGCAATGCCCGAGGCGTGGTGGACTATGTGCTCGGCAGTCTGTTGACCCTCGCGGAAATCGAAGGCGCCGACCTGACTCAACGCACGTATGGCGTGGTTGGGGCGGGGCAGGTCGGCGGTCGGTTGATCAAGGTGTTGCGCGGGCTGGGCTGGAATGTGCTGGTCTGCGATCCGCCGCGCCAGGCGGCAGAGGGCGGCAATTACGTCAGCCTCGACGAGATCGTCGCTCGCTGCGACGTGATCAGCCTGCACACACCGCTGAGCAAAACGGGCGAGCTGCCGACCTGGCACCTGTTCGACCGCGCCCGTCTGCTGGATCTCAAGCCAGGTGCCTGGCTGATCAACGCGGCCCGTGGCCCCATCGTGGATAACACGGCGTTGCGCGAAGTGCTGCTTGAACGCGAAGACTTGCAAGCGGTGCTGGATGTCTGGGAACACGAGCCGCTGGTGGACGTCGAACTGGCCGAGCTGTGCGTCATCGGCACCCCACACATTGCCGGTTACAGTCTGGACGGCCGCCAGCGTGGCACCGCTCAGATTTATCAGGCCTTGTGTGCGCACCTGGGGCAATCGCCGAGTATCAGCCTCGACGACTTGCTGCCCAAACCCTGGCTTGCTCACGTGACGCTCGATGCGGCGACCGATCCCGCCTGGGCACTGAACATGCTTTGCCGGGGTGTCTACGATCCGCGCCGCGACGATGCGGATTTCCGTCGCAGCCTGGTCGGTGACGCCGCCAGCCAGCGACTGGCCTTCGATGCGCTGCGCAAACACTACCCGCCCCGTCGGGAAATCGACAGTTTGTACGTGTCCATTAACGGCCAATCCGACGTCTTGCGCACGATGGTGGCGGCGCTGGGTGCCGTGTGCGTCAGTGACTGA
- a CDS encoding pyrimidine/purine nucleoside phosphorylase: MLKVNEYFDGTVKSIAFQQEHGAATVGVMSKGEYEFGTADREIMHVVSGSLKVLLPNSGDWEHFKTGDQFRVPANSKFKLHVLEETAYLCEYRKD, from the coding sequence ATGCTCAAGGTCAACGAGTATTTCGACGGTACCGTCAAGTCCATCGCCTTCCAGCAAGAACACGGCGCGGCCACCGTTGGCGTCATGTCCAAGGGCGAATACGAGTTCGGCACTGCTGATCGCGAAATCATGCATGTCGTCTCCGGTTCGCTGAAAGTCCTGCTGCCCAATAGCGGCGACTGGGAACACTTCAAGACCGGCGATCAGTTCCGCGTGCCAGCCAACAGCAAGTTCAAGCTGCATGTCCTGGAAGAAACCGCTTACCTCTGCGAATACCGCAAAGACTGA
- a CDS encoding zeta toxin family protein, whose amino-acid sequence MSATHYSYTSAELDSVYRTLETTLFGVKRDIGEDGLPSPKILVVAGVQGSGKTYMLNNTLLKDSRYSNYVRLYLERFRELHPRYAEFADQDVTSRYKHTETFIWELCSRIFSHAHKNKFNIIMETALDTRAFANVISGDELADYQFDVHLIGCKKDFVHLSTIKRALDALEKGTLERFVDIATIETSIDNAEVILNAFEMACMRVSGSTISMYERGFGELRNRKMLCNSRCDQITSLTPHAFTDDEGTVVSVQEQTHRIVRSEQYPVPCSFASFTALVHAPVTGKQDRQEAWQEAYAALARMRPFWQQTPPRLAETLWSYIKKYTE is encoded by the coding sequence ATGTCCGCTACTCATTACAGCTATACCTCCGCTGAACTCGACTCCGTTTACCGCACGCTGGAAACCACCCTGTTCGGCGTTAAACGAGACATTGGAGAGGACGGTCTGCCGTCCCCAAAAATCCTCGTTGTGGCCGGCGTCCAGGGTTCCGGCAAGACCTACATGCTGAACAACACCCTGCTCAAGGACTCGCGTTACAGCAACTACGTGCGCCTCTACCTGGAGCGTTTTCGTGAGCTGCACCCGCGTTATGCCGAGTTCGCCGATCAGGACGTGACCAGCCGTTACAAGCACACCGAAACCTTCATCTGGGAGCTGTGCAGCCGCATCTTCAGCCACGCGCACAAGAACAAGTTCAACATCATCATGGAAACGGCACTGGATACCCGCGCCTTCGCCAACGTCATTTCAGGCGACGAGCTGGCCGATTACCAGTTTGATGTTCACCTGATCGGCTGCAAGAAGGACTTTGTCCATCTGTCCACCATCAAGCGAGCGCTCGATGCGTTGGAGAAGGGTACGCTCGAACGTTTTGTCGACATCGCGACCATCGAAACCAGCATCGATAACGCGGAAGTGATCCTGAATGCCTTTGAAATGGCGTGCATGAGGGTCAGCGGTTCAACGATCAGCATGTACGAACGAGGCTTTGGCGAGCTGAGAAACCGCAAAATGCTGTGCAACAGCCGATGCGACCAAATCACCAGCCTGACGCCACATGCATTTACCGACGACGAAGGAACGGTCGTTTCCGTGCAGGAACAGACTCACCGTATCGTGCGCAGCGAGCAATACCCTGTCCCATGCAGCTTCGCCAGCTTCACCGCGTTGGTCCACGCGCCGGTCACCGGCAAGCAGGATCGTCAGGAAGCCTGGCAGGAAGCGTACGCGGCCCTGGCTCGCATGAGACCGTTCTGGCAGCAGACGCCTCCTCGTCTCGCCGAAACCTTGTGGTCCTACATCAAGAAATACACAGAATGA
- a CDS encoding DUF2897 family protein produces the protein MPWYAWLILVIAIGSIVGGLLMLKDSAKKLPLTEEQLKRVHERNAEMDAKEARDR, from the coding sequence ATGCCCTGGTACGCCTGGTTAATTCTGGTTATTGCAATCGGCTCGATCGTCGGTGGTTTGCTGATGCTCAAGGATTCAGCGAAAAAACTGCCCCTGACCGAAGAACAACTCAAGCGCGTCCACGAGCGCAACGCTGAAATGGACGCCAAGGAAGCGCGCGACCGCTGA
- a CDS encoding glycerophosphodiester phosphodiesterase — translation MLKGISRTLGTAALAGVMLSSGFAMAANEPGKALAAKIGVPWPAVIAHRGASFNAPEETIPSYTLARELGADYLEMDIQRTKDGVLIALHDDTLERTTNVADVFPGRAKDPLSSFTLEEIKRLDAGSWFNKTHPDRARASYAGLKILTLDEVIDIAEGGKNKPGLYIETKVPAQFPGIEEDLKKKLEQRGWLSQRPAAEKGHVNVAHMPGRVILQTFEKPSLELLQKAMPNTPKILLLWLGDGYIQAASDKTFKDSGAKDKASFYATQQVKSKEEFAAWMDWAKAHGAIGTGPASALKNGGDQSYMDLVQPWMNKMAHDRGLIIHPYTVDDAVDFKAISQRGVDGFFTNRASELLKFYGRPSKESIDSILKRIGY, via the coding sequence ATGCTCAAAGGAATTTCCAGAACGTTGGGCACCGCCGCGCTGGCCGGTGTCATGCTGTCTTCAGGGTTTGCCATGGCCGCTAACGAACCCGGCAAGGCGCTCGCCGCCAAAATCGGCGTGCCATGGCCGGCCGTCATTGCGCATCGCGGTGCGTCGTTCAATGCGCCGGAAGAAACCATTCCTTCCTATACCCTCGCCCGCGAACTGGGTGCCGACTATCTGGAAATGGACATCCAGCGCACCAAGGACGGCGTGCTGATCGCCTTGCACGACGACACCCTCGAGCGGACCACCAACGTCGCCGACGTGTTTCCAGGCCGGGCAAAAGACCCGTTGAGCAGCTTTACCCTGGAAGAGATCAAGCGTCTGGATGCAGGCTCCTGGTTCAACAAGACCCACCCTGACCGCGCGCGCGCCAGCTACGCAGGCCTGAAAATACTGACGCTGGACGAGGTGATCGACATTGCCGAAGGCGGCAAGAACAAGCCCGGTCTGTACATCGAGACCAAAGTGCCGGCGCAGTTTCCCGGCATCGAAGAAGACTTGAAGAAAAAGCTGGAACAACGCGGCTGGCTGAGTCAGCGCCCCGCGGCGGAAAAAGGGCACGTGAACGTGGCACACATGCCGGGTCGGGTGATTTTGCAAACGTTCGAGAAACCGAGCCTGGAACTGCTGCAAAAAGCCATGCCGAACACGCCGAAAATCCTCTTGCTGTGGCTGGGCGACGGCTACATCCAGGCGGCGTCTGACAAGACCTTCAAGGATTCGGGCGCCAAAGACAAAGCCAGCTTCTATGCGACTCAGCAAGTGAAGTCCAAGGAAGAGTTCGCGGCGTGGATGGATTGGGCAAAAGCCCACGGCGCCATCGGCACCGGCCCTGCGTCGGCCTTGAAAAACGGTGGCGACCAGAGCTACATGGATCTGGTGCAACCGTGGATGAACAAGATGGCCCACGATCGCGGCCTGATCATTCACCCGTACACCGTGGATGACGCGGTAGACTTCAAGGCAATCAGCCAGCGCGGCGTCGATGGCTTCTTCACCAACCGGGCGTCGGAACTGTTGAAGTTCTACGGACGGCCGTCGAAAGAAAGCATCGATTCAATCTTGAAGCGGATCGGGTACTAG